A window of Zingiber officinale cultivar Zhangliang chromosome 5A, Zo_v1.1, whole genome shotgun sequence contains these coding sequences:
- the LOC121979855 gene encoding uncharacterized protein LOC121979855, translated as MSRPSGTSPPTLVGSTPKPALVAAGSASVQPSSGVHNRIDVFSLSLDEWCSMLTFFPYAPNEDRMHGDLSEESDHAVEENVSLENENGSVESTNDDDNDQYNDNVNFNSEWCRENNCLEGALNIYMAKDSAEENLIDSEDEYRKSEDGSNIENDAKELFPYFNCVQQYDPNFELGMMFSNKKELRDAIHSHAIKNRRSVNITKNDKIRVYAKCADEECKWKLHALKLSGEYTFQIRKYVPEHTCVMNLYVKNLKSTWLSKKYMSKIRSDPKRNVKGFRTDIMEDVRCSVSKSQIYRAKAKATQLIEGQAYEQYALIWDFANEVKRSNPGSTIVIGTNDVTDENRHFIGVDGCHLKGPHGGVLLSAVGIDPNNSNFPIAIAIVNNESCETWGWFLSLLKLDLNIEKDYEWAFMSDKQKGLIQAFNEVFPRANHRFCLRHLHGNFKTAGFRGEAFKNALWKCGTATTVNEFRKKMAEMRDIDSSVADWFNDKPPMHWSRSHFTTNSICDFLLNNCCESFNSSILDAREKVILSMLEWLVEYFMMRMQVNRDRVEEKWEGLFCPRIRKLIEKNLTKTGDCIPIKADNFHYQVSCYDGSKYSVDLKEWTCGCRKWDLSGIPCNHALSAILAQRLDYFDYVHKCYSLATYKQVYSPIVMPLNGRSEWQPTGVIPVLPPNFGRLVGRPK; from the exons ATGTCCCGACCTTCCGGCACCTCCCCACCGACGCTCGTAGGCTCCACTCCAAAGCCAGCTCTGGTTGCTGCGGGGTCGGCTTCCGTGCAACCTAGCAGTGGTGTTCACAACAGGATCGacgtcttctccctttccctcgacg aatgGTGTAGTATGCTAACTTTCTTTCCATATGCACCTAATGAAGATCGAATGCATGGGGACTTGAGTGAAGAAAGTGACCATGCAGTGGAAGAGAATGTTAGTTTAGAGAATGAAAATGGAAGTGTTGAAAGCacaaatgatgatgataatgatcAGTACAATGATAATGTGAATTTTAACAGTGAGTGGTGCAGGGAAAATAATTGTTTGGAAGGTGCCCTAAACATATATATGGCCAAGGATTCAGCTGAGGAGAATTTAATTGACAGTGAGGATGAATATAGGAAAAGTGAAGATGGATCGAATATAGAAAATGATGCAAAGGAGCTATTTCCTTATTTTAATTGTGTACAACAATATGATCCCAATTTTGAGTTGGGAATGATGTTTAGCAACAAGAAGGAATTAAGAGATGCAATACACTCACATGCTATTAAAAATAGAAGAAGTGTTAACATTACCAAAAATGACAAGATCAGAGTATATGCTAAGTGTGCAGATGAGGAGTGTAAGTGGAAGCTTCATGCTTTGAAGCTTAGTGGAGAATACACTTTTCAAATCAGGAAGTATGTGCCTGAACACACATGTGTGATGAATTTGTATGTGAAAAATCTGAAATCTACTTGGTTGTCTAAAAAGTATATGAGCAAGATCAGATCAGACCCGAAAAGAAATGTGAAAGGCTTTAGAACTGATATTATGGAAGATGTTAGATGCAGCGTTTCAAAGTCTCAAATTTATAGGGCAAAAGCAAAAGCAACTCAATTAATTGAAGGACAAGCTTATGAGCAATATGCACTGATTTGGGATTTCGCAAATGAGGTGAAGAGATCGAACCCTGGGAGCACTATTGTGATTGGCACTAATGATGTAACTGACGAAAATAG GCATTTTATTGGGGTCGATGGGTGTCATTTGAAGGGGCCACATGGAGGGGTGTTACTATCAGCGGTCGGAATTGATCCAAACAATAGTAACTTCCCAATTGCTATTGCCATTGTGAATAATGAGTCATGTGAGACATGGGGGTGGTTTTTGAGTTTGTTGAAATTAGATTTGAATATTGAAAAGGATTATGAATGGGCATTCATGTCTGACAAGCAAAAAGGATTGATCCAAGCATTCAATGAAGTATTCCCAAGGGCTAACCACAGGTTTTGTCTTAGGCACTTGCATGGGAATTTTAAAACGGCTGGGTTTAGAGGTGAAGCATTTAAAAATGCATTGTGGAAATGTGGCACAGCTACAACAGTGAATGAATTCAGGAAAAAAATGGCAGAAATGAGGGATATCGATTCAAGCGTTGCTGATTGGTTCAATGACAAGCCCCCAATGCATTGGAGTAGATCACATTTCACAACCAACTCTATATGTGACTTTTTATTGAATAATTGTTGTGAATCTTTTAATAGCAGTATTTTGGATGCAAGGGAGAAGGTTATATTGTCAATGCTTGAATGGCTTGTTGAATACTTCATGATGAGAATGCAAGTTAACAGGGATAGGGTCGAAGAAAAGTGGGAAGGATTGTTTTGTCCTCGAATAAGAAAACTAATCgagaagaatttgacaaagacCGGGGATTGCATACCAATTAAAGCAGATAACTTTCATTACCAAGTTTCATGCTATGATGGCAGTAAGTATAGTGTAGACCTAAAAGAGTGGACATGTGGTTGTAGGAAATGGGATTTGAGTGGAATTCCATGCAACCATGCTTTATCTGCTATTTTAGCTCAACGATTGGATTATTTCGATTACGTGCATAAATGCTATAGTTTAGCCACATACAAACAAGTCTATTCTCCTATAGTTATGCCACTAAATGGTAGGAGTGAATGGCAACCAACAGGAGTTATTCCAGTACTTCCACCAAACTTTGGGAGACTTGTGGGAAGGCCCAAATGA